Proteins found in one Bacteroidetes bacterium GWF2_43_63 genomic segment:
- a CDS encoding 3-phosphoglycerate dehydrogenase → MTKVLIATDKPFAASAVNAIRSVVETAGFELALLEKYTEKKQLLDAVADVDAMIVRSDIIDAEVVEHAKNLKIVIRAGAGYDNLDLAACTAKGIVAMNTPGQNSNAVAELAIGMMLMIVRNKYDGTSGTEVKDKTLGIHAYGYVGKNLARIAKGFNMKIMAFDPFVDKSVMEIDGIIPAASVEDLYKNCQFVSLHIPANDKTKKSVNKALVSLMPKGGVLVNTARKEVINEEELLQLFEERTDLRYVSDIAPDNAAAFVEKCAPRVFFTPKKLGAQTSEANNNAGIAAAEQIVKFIKNGDKTFQVNK, encoded by the coding sequence ATGACAAAAGTTCTTATAGCTACTGATAAACCTTTTGCTGCTTCTGCAGTGAATGCAATACGCAGCGTAGTTGAAACCGCCGGTTTTGAGCTTGCTTTACTTGAAAAATACACAGAGAAAAAACAACTGCTCGATGCAGTGGCCGATGTTGATGCAATGATTGTCCGCAGTGACATTATTGATGCCGAAGTGGTGGAACATGCAAAAAATCTGAAAATCGTTATCCGCGCCGGTGCCGGTTACGACAACCTCGATCTGGCTGCCTGCACTGCAAAAGGCATTGTTGCCATGAATACCCCGGGACAGAACAGCAATGCTGTTGCTGAACTCGCCATTGGAATGATGCTCATGATTGTCCGCAACAAATATGATGGAACCAGCGGTACTGAGGTAAAAGACAAAACCCTCGGAATTCACGCCTATGGCTATGTTGGAAAGAACCTGGCACGTATTGCCAAAGGATTCAATATGAAAATTATGGCCTTTGATCCATTCGTTGACAAAAGCGTAATGGAAATTGATGGCATTATTCCAGCGGCCAGTGTCGAAGATCTGTACAAAAACTGCCAGTTCGTTTCACTGCATATTCCGGCCAATGATAAGACAAAAAAATCTGTCAACAAAGCATTGGTTTCTTTGATGCCCAAAGGTGGCGTACTCGTGAATACCGCCCGCAAGGAAGTGATCAACGAAGAAGAATTGCTTCAGCTGTTCGAAGAACGTACAGACCTTCGCTATGTAAGCGATATTGCACCAGACAATGCAGCAGCTTTTGTTGAAAAATGTGCACCCCGAGTTTTCTTTACACCGAAAAAACTCGGTGCTCAGACATCGGAAGCCAACAACAATGCTGGTATTGCCGCTGCCGAGCAGATCGTGAAGTTCATCAAGAACGGCGACAAAACATTCCAGGTAAACAAATAA
- a CDS encoding DNA polymerase subunit beta, which translates to MDKRTDKIIRQFISTVSEQTPGYVTAYLFGSYAKGNQRPDSDIDIALIIDNLQDSEKFDTQVQLMLLASKFDLRIEPHPLSLNDMESNNPFVFEILKTGIELRK; encoded by the coding sequence ATGGATAAAAGAACAGATAAAATAATAAGACAATTCATATCAACAGTTTCGGAGCAAACACCGGGATATGTTACTGCATATTTATTTGGTTCCTATGCAAAAGGGAATCAGCGTCCTGACAGTGATATTGACATTGCATTAATCATTGACAATCTGCAGGACTCTGAAAAATTCGATACTCAGGTACAATTGATGCTATTGGCCTCAAAATTTGATTTAAGGATAGAGCCACATCCATTGTCTTTAAATGATATGGAATCAAACAATCCTTTTGTTTTCGAAATTTTAAAAACCGGAATAGAGTTGCGGAAATAA
- a CDS encoding fructose-6-phosphate aldolase — MKFFIDTANLKEIETAQSWGILDGVTTNPSLMAKEGIKGQNNILKHYVDICNIVEGDVSAEVIALDFDGMIREAEILASLHSNIVVKVPMTKDGIKAVKYLFGQGIKTNCTLVFSAGQAILAAKAGATYVSPFVGRLDDISADGIALINQLVNIFTTQEYGTQILAASLRHPMHIVQCAEIGADVVTCPFKTIEQLFHHPLTDSGLEKFMEDYKNAQK, encoded by the coding sequence ATGAAATTTTTCATTGACACAGCCAATCTCAAAGAAATCGAAACCGCACAGAGCTGGGGAATTCTCGATGGAGTGACCACCAATCCCAGTCTCATGGCCAAAGAAGGTATCAAGGGACAGAACAATATTTTGAAACATTATGTCGATATCTGCAATATTGTCGAGGGCGATGTAAGTGCCGAAGTGATTGCACTTGATTTCGACGGTATGATTCGCGAAGCTGAAATTCTTGCTTCGTTGCATTCAAACATCGTGGTGAAAGTTCCGATGACCAAAGATGGGATTAAAGCCGTGAAATATCTTTTTGGCCAGGGAATCAAGACCAACTGCACGCTGGTTTTTAGCGCAGGTCAGGCAATACTTGCAGCAAAAGCAGGCGCCACCTATGTTTCCCCTTTCGTTGGCCGCCTCGATGATATTTCTGCCGACGGCATTGCGTTGATCAATCAGCTGGTGAATATTTTCACCACGCAGGAATACGGTACGCAAATTCTGGCGGCCAGTCTGCGCCATCCGATGCATATTGTTCAGTGTGCCGAAATCGGCGCCGATGTTGTCACTTGTCCTTTTAAAACCATTGAACAATTATTTCATCATCCGCTGACCGATAGCGGGCTGGAGAAATTTATGGAAGATTACAAAAACGCACAGAAATAA
- a CDS encoding threonylcarbamoyl-AMP synthase, with the protein MLLEIHPVNPQEKFIIQVVESLKQGGIVIFPTDTVYALGCSLYQPKAVERIARIKGIKTDKAKFSILADGMSNLSEYTKPIGNHIFRLMKKVLPGPYTFILPASSKVPGIFESKKKTIGLRVPDNIILQMIITRLGHPLVSTSLHSDDDDYLEYVVNAELIYEKYENLVDFVIDGGPGGIEPSTILDCTGDDVEIIREGKGPIDMI; encoded by the coding sequence ATGTTGCTTGAAATTCATCCGGTCAATCCGCAGGAAAAATTTATCATTCAAGTCGTTGAAAGCCTGAAACAGGGCGGCATTGTGATTTTTCCAACCGACACCGTTTATGCACTTGGTTGCAGTCTTTATCAGCCAAAGGCTGTTGAGCGTATTGCACGAATCAAAGGCATTAAAACAGATAAAGCAAAATTTTCAATCCTGGCCGATGGAATGAGTAATCTCAGTGAATACACAAAGCCAATCGGCAACCATATTTTCAGGTTGATGAAAAAAGTTTTACCCGGACCATACACTTTTATTCTTCCTGCCAGCAGCAAAGTACCGGGGATTTTTGAATCGAAAAAAAAGACGATAGGTCTGCGTGTTCCGGATAACATTATTTTGCAGATGATTATTACCCGCCTTGGGCATCCACTGGTCTCAACCTCGCTCCACAGCGACGATGACGACTATCTGGAATATGTTGTCAATGCGGAACTTATTTACGAGAAATATGAAAACCTCGTCGATTTCGTGATCGATGGCGGGCCTGGCGGCATCGAGCCATCAACTATTCTTGATTGCACTGGAGATGATGTTGAAATAATTCGTGAGGGCAAAGGCCCGATTGATATGATCTAG
- a CDS encoding DNA-binding protein, with amino-acid sequence MENRNFDSEKFQKFWSESSDEDFDTMLALYESKKYSWALFVGHLMIEKLLKAFFVQVNKDYPPFIHNLLLLAEKCKLELTDEQKLFFITVTAFNINARYDDYKMSFQKKCTPEFTSIWIEKIKINRIWIKEQIK; translated from the coding sequence ATGGAAAATAGGAATTTCGATAGTGAAAAATTCCAAAAGTTCTGGTCTGAAAGTTCAGACGAAGACTTTGACACAATGCTTGCTTTATATGAAAGTAAAAAGTATAGCTGGGCTTTATTTGTAGGTCATTTAATGATTGAAAAGCTGCTAAAGGCTTTTTTCGTACAGGTAAATAAAGATTATCCACCTTTTATTCATAATTTATTATTGCTTGCTGAAAAATGCAAACTGGAATTGACTGATGAACAGAAATTATTTTTTATTACAGTAACTGCATTTAACATCAACGCCCGTTACGATGATTATAAAATGAGTTTTCAAAAAAAATGCACGCCTGAATTTACTTCAATTTGGATTGAAAAAATTAAAATCAACCGAATATGGATAAAAGAACAGATAAAATAA
- a CDS encoding phosphoserine transaminase produces MKKHNFNAGPAILPRIAIENTAKAILDLNGIGMSILEISHRSKDFQAVMDNAVALMREVMGIPDNYHVLFLGGGASTQFCMIPFNFLKTKAAYLETGVWAKKALKEAKGFGEVVTVASSADKNFNYIPKGWTVPADVDYFHITTNNTIYGTEIREDFDCNVPLIADMSSDMCSRPVDVKKYDMIYGGAQKNIGPAGATFVIIKDEFLQKITDTRHIPTMLNYTTHVKEGSMFNTPPCLPIYTIMEVMKWLKEIGGLKVMEKMNIEKADILYNAIDSSNMFVGTAEKDSRSLMNICFVMKEQYKDKEEAFLEFAKTKGLIGLKGHRSVGGFRASTYNALPKESVEFLVECMKEFEKLNA; encoded by the coding sequence ATGAAAAAGCATAATTTCAACGCCGGCCCGGCTATTCTGCCCCGGATTGCTATCGAAAACACCGCAAAAGCTATTCTCGACCTGAATGGCATTGGCATGTCGATTCTCGAAATCAGTCACCGCAGCAAGGATTTCCAGGCTGTAATGGATAACGCTGTTGCTCTCATGAGAGAAGTGATGGGCATTCCGGACAACTATCATGTTCTTTTCCTTGGAGGCGGCGCCAGCACTCAGTTCTGCATGATCCCTTTCAACTTCCTGAAAACAAAAGCGGCTTATCTCGAAACTGGCGTTTGGGCGAAAAAAGCGCTGAAAGAAGCCAAAGGTTTTGGTGAGGTTGTTACTGTTGCCAGTTCTGCCGACAAAAACTTCAACTATATTCCTAAAGGCTGGACAGTTCCTGCCGATGTTGATTATTTCCACATCACAACCAACAATACTATTTACGGAACTGAAATCCGCGAAGACTTCGATTGCAATGTTCCGCTCATCGCTGATATGTCGTCCGACATGTGCAGCCGACCGGTTGATGTGAAAAAATACGACATGATTTATGGTGGTGCTCAGAAAAACATCGGACCTGCCGGTGCTACTTTCGTAATCATTAAAGACGAATTTCTGCAGAAAATTACCGACACCCGTCATATCCCAACCATGCTGAATTACACCACCCATGTGAAAGAAGGCAGCATGTTCAACACGCCTCCATGTCTTCCGATCTACACCATCATGGAAGTGATGAAGTGGCTGAAGGAAATTGGCGGACTGAAGGTGATGGAAAAAATGAATATTGAGAAAGCTGACATCCTGTACAATGCCATCGATAGCAGCAATATGTTTGTTGGTACCGCTGAAAAAGACAGCCGTTCGCTCATGAACATCTGCTTTGTGATGAAAGAACAATACAAAGACAAAGAAGAAGCTTTCCTCGAATTTGCAAAAACAAAAGGTCTGATTGGTCTCAAGGGACACCGCTCTGTTGGCGGATTCCGCGCATCAACCTACAATGCTCTTCCGAAAGAAAGTGTTGAATTCCTCGTTGAGTGCATGAAGGAATTCGAAAAACTAAACGCATAA
- a CDS encoding nucleotidyltransferase, which produces MDKSEAINIVRSYGLLLRKYFPLEKIYLYGSYAKNTYRADSDIDVAIVVSHIEGDYFSVTPLLWKLRRQIDDRIEPLLIERDNDKGDFLSEIQKNGIEVE; this is translated from the coding sequence ATGGATAAAAGCGAAGCTATAAATATTGTCAGAAGCTACGGCCTTTTGCTCAGGAAGTATTTTCCTCTTGAGAAGATTTATTTGTATGGCTCGTATGCAAAGAACACCTACAGGGCAGATTCTGATATTGATGTCGCTATTGTCGTCAGCCATATTGAAGGAGACTATTTTTCCGTAACACCATTACTTTGGAAACTCAGACGTCAAATTGATGACAGAATAGAACCCCTTCTGATAGAAAGGGATAACGATAAAGGAGATTTCCTGAGTGAAATTCAGAAAAATGGAATTGAAGTAGAGTAG